A single window of Nicotiana tomentosiformis chromosome 1, ASM39032v3, whole genome shotgun sequence DNA harbors:
- the LOC104110886 gene encoding type III polyketide synthase A has product MSQNGKNINGASKYFFQPSTRLPTPGKATILAMGKAFPAQLVPQDCLVEGYIRDTNCQDLAIKEKLERLCKTTTVKTRYTVMSKEILDKYPELATEGTPTIRQRLEIANPAVVEMAKQASQACIKEWGRSAEEITHIVYVSSSEIRLPGGDLYLATELGLRNDIGRVMLYFLGCYGGVTGLRVAKDIAENNPGSRVLLTTSETTILGFRPPNNARPYDLVGAALFGDGAAAVIIGTEPIVGKESPFMELNFATQQFLPGTNNVIDGRLTEEGINFKLGRDLPEKIQDNIEEFCKKLMAKADLKETKYNDLFWAVHPGGPAILNRLENTLKLQSEKLDCSRRALMDFGNVSSNTIFYVMEYMREELKNKKDEGEEWGLALAFGPGITFEGILLRSL; this is encoded by the exons ATGTCACAGAACGGCAAGAACATTAATGGTGCATCCAAGTACTTTTTCCAACCATCGACGCGGCTTCCTACTCCAGGAAAAGCCACCATTCTTGCCATGGGCAAAGCCTTCCCTGCACAACTTGTCCCTCAGGATTGCTTGGTTGAAGGCTACATTCGCGATACCAACTGTCAAGATTTGGCTATTAAGGAGAAGTTGGAGCGCCTTT GTAAAACTACTACTGTGAAGACCAGATATACAGTGATGTCAAAGGAAATCTTGGACAAGTATCCAGAACTAGCAACTGAAGGCACACCAACAATCAGACAAAGGCTAGAAATTGCAAATCCAGCAGTTGTGGAAATGGCAAAACAAGCAAGCCAAGCTTGCATTAAGGAATGGGGAAGATCAGCAGAGGAAATCACACACATTGTGTATGTTTCCTCAAGTGAAATACGTTTACCAGGAGGTGATCTTTACCTTGCAACTGAGCTTGGATTGAGGAATGACATTGGACGCGTAATGCTGTATTTCTTGGGCTGCTATGGTGGTGTCACAGGCCTTAGAGTTGCTAAAGATATAGCTGAAAACAATCCAGGGAGCAGAGTTCTATTGACAACTTCTGAGACCACAATTCTTGGTTTTAGGCCACCTAATAATGCTAGGCCATATGATCTTGTTGGTGCTGCACTTTTCGGAGATGGAGCTGCTGCTGTTATTATTGGAACTGAACCAATTGTAGGAAAAGAATCTCCTTTCATGGAATTGAATTTTGCAACTCAGCAATTCTTGCCAGGGACAAATAATGTTATCGATGGGCGACTTACTGAAGAAGGGATAAACTTCAAATTAGGAAGGGACCTGCCTGAGAAAATTCAGGACAACATTGAGGAATTTTGCAAGAAACTTATGGCTAAGGCTGATTTGAAGGAAACTAAATACAATGACTTGTTCTGGGCTGTTCATCCGGGCGGACCGGCTATACTTAACAGATTGGAGAACACACTGAAGTTGCAAAGTGAGAAACTGGATTGTAGCAGAAGGGCATTGATGGATTTTGGAAATGTGAGTAGCAATACTATTTTCTATGTGATGGAGTATATGAGGGAAGAGttgaagaataagaaagatgaaGGTGAAGAATGGGGACTTGCTTTAGCATTTGGTCCTGGAATCACTTTTGAAGGCATTCTCCTTAGGAGTCTCTAA
- the LOC104110885 gene encoding uncharacterized protein isoform X3 gives MVTFGSAESRGSPTFSGVSSSGSHLAVCNSSQPSVDAPLLHEGLSRESSQSGSATRNSEDLSDSSCAQVFQSTQASPNGISIFQGLIEKVRRTVRGSADDIGWLQRASYMPPVEDQTDRFVEILDDIRHGLHKLPNSMVYLLVPGLFSNHGPLYFVNIKTSFSKMGLTCHIAKIHSEASVEKNAREIKDYIEEVYWGSSKRVLLLGHSKGGVDAAAALSMYWSDLKDKVAGLVLAQSPYGGSPIASDILREGQLGDYVNIRKIMEILICKVIKGDMQALGDLTYEKRKEFLSKYHLPKELPVVSFQTEASISPAVLATLSRVAHAEMPTFSTAQPATFPVVMPLGAVMAACAQLLQIRYGEKSDGLVTCRDAEVPGSVVVRPKRKLDHAWMVYSSLNDDPMEADASQVCEALLTLLVEVGQRKRHEISNKDE, from the exons ATGGTTACATTTGGTTCTGCAGAAAGTAGAGGATCCCCCACCTTCAGTGGTGTTTCTTCCAGTGGAAGTCATTTAGCTGTTTGTAACTCATCTCAACCATCTGTTGATGCTCCGCTTCTCCATGAAGGATTATCTAGAGAATCTTCTCAAAGTGGTAGTGCAACAAGGAACTCAGAGGATCTATCTGACAGTTCCTGTGCACAGGTTTTTCAATCAACGCAGGCCAGCCCAAATGGCATTTCCATTTTCCAAGG CCTTATAGAGAAGGTGAGAAGGACGGTTCGTGGGTCAGCTGATGATATTGGATGGCTACAACGTGCTTCATATATGCCTCCTGTCGAAGATCAAACTGATAGATTTGTGGAAATCCTCGACGATATTAG GCATGGACTACATAAATTACCAAATTCAATGGTTTACTTGTTAGTTCCAG GTCTATTTAGCAATCATGGACCGCTTTACTTTGTTAATATTAAAACAAGCTTTTCAAAAATGGGACTCACTTGTCATATAGCCAAAATTCATAGTGAG GCCTCTGTGGAAAAGAATGCTAGAGAAATAAAAGATTACATTGAAGAAGTTTATTGGGGCTCCAGTAAACGTGTCTTGCTTCTTGGACACAGTAAAGGGGGAGTAGATGCAGCAGCTGCTCTGTCCATGTATTGGTCTGATTTGAAAGATAAGGTTGCAGGGCTGGTTTTAGCGCAGAGTCCCTATGGTGGAAGTCCAATTGCTTCAGACATTCTGCGAGAAGGACAGCTTGGTGATTATGTAAACATCCGCAAGATTATGGAGATTCTCATTTGTAAAGTAATCAAG GGTGACATGCAAGCTTtgggagatttgacttatgagaagAGGAAGGAATTCTTGAGCAAATACCATTTGCCAAAGGAGCTTCCTGTTGTTTCCTTCCAAACGGAGGCCAGCATTTCTCCAGCGGTCTTGGCCACATTATCCCGTGTGGCGCACGCAGAAATGCCAACTTTTTCTACTGCCCAGCCTGCTACGTTTCCAGTGGTGATGCCTCTTGGTGCTGTGATGGCGGCATGCGCCCAGCTTCTTCAGATCAGGTATGGTGAGAAGAGTGACGGGCTTGTCACTTGTCGTGATGCAGAAGTCCCTGGGTCTGTGGTCGTTAGGCCAAAACGGAAATTAGACCATGCTTGGATGGTATATTCATCATTAAACGATGACCCGATGGAGGCTGATGCATCTCAAGTTTGTGAAGCTCTTCTAACTTTACTAGTAGAAGTAGGACAGAGGAAAAGACATGAAATATCTAACAAAGATGAATGA
- the LOC104110885 gene encoding uncharacterized protein isoform X1: protein MDRRNNTTQESSEPFVANDSSLRRNRGIPQLLTSVPALNDAASYLADTSSLFTRCFVDFSAEPASRGLGGQEMVTFGSAESRGSPTFSGVSSSGSHLAVCNSSQPSVDAPLLHEGLSRESSQSGSATRNSEDLSDSSCAQVFQSTQASPNGISIFQGLIEKVRRTVRGSADDIGWLQRASYMPPVEDQTDRFVEILDDIRHGLHKLPNSMVYLLVPGLFSNHGPLYFVNIKTSFSKMGLTCHIAKIHSEASVEKNAREIKDYIEEVYWGSSKRVLLLGHSKGGVDAAAALSMYWSDLKDKVAGLVLAQSPYGGSPIASDILREGQLGDYVNIRKIMEILICKVIKGDMQALGDLTYEKRKEFLSKYHLPKELPVVSFQTEASISPAVLATLSRVAHAEMPTFSTAQPATFPVVMPLGAVMAACAQLLQIRYGEKSDGLVTCRDAEVPGSVVVRPKRKLDHAWMVYSSLNDDPMEADASQVCEALLTLLVEVGQRKRHEISNKDE, encoded by the exons ATGGACAGACGTAACAACACAACTCAGGAGTCGAGCGAGCCCTTTGTG GCGAATGACAGTTCTTTGAGAAGAAATAGGGGTATCCCTCAGCTACTTACTTCTGTCCCGGCTCTCAATGATGCTGCTTCCTATCTTGCAGACacatcatcattatttactcgcTGTTTCGTGGATTTTTCTG CAGAACCTGCCTCTAGAGGCTTAGGAGGCCAGGAGATGGTTACATTTGGTTCTGCAGAAAGTAGAGGATCCCCCACCTTCAGTGGTGTTTCTTCCAGTGGAAGTCATTTAGCTGTTTGTAACTCATCTCAACCATCTGTTGATGCTCCGCTTCTCCATGAAGGATTATCTAGAGAATCTTCTCAAAGTGGTAGTGCAACAAGGAACTCAGAGGATCTATCTGACAGTTCCTGTGCACAGGTTTTTCAATCAACGCAGGCCAGCCCAAATGGCATTTCCATTTTCCAAGG CCTTATAGAGAAGGTGAGAAGGACGGTTCGTGGGTCAGCTGATGATATTGGATGGCTACAACGTGCTTCATATATGCCTCCTGTCGAAGATCAAACTGATAGATTTGTGGAAATCCTCGACGATATTAG GCATGGACTACATAAATTACCAAATTCAATGGTTTACTTGTTAGTTCCAG GTCTATTTAGCAATCATGGACCGCTTTACTTTGTTAATATTAAAACAAGCTTTTCAAAAATGGGACTCACTTGTCATATAGCCAAAATTCATAGTGAG GCCTCTGTGGAAAAGAATGCTAGAGAAATAAAAGATTACATTGAAGAAGTTTATTGGGGCTCCAGTAAACGTGTCTTGCTTCTTGGACACAGTAAAGGGGGAGTAGATGCAGCAGCTGCTCTGTCCATGTATTGGTCTGATTTGAAAGATAAGGTTGCAGGGCTGGTTTTAGCGCAGAGTCCCTATGGTGGAAGTCCAATTGCTTCAGACATTCTGCGAGAAGGACAGCTTGGTGATTATGTAAACATCCGCAAGATTATGGAGATTCTCATTTGTAAAGTAATCAAG GGTGACATGCAAGCTTtgggagatttgacttatgagaagAGGAAGGAATTCTTGAGCAAATACCATTTGCCAAAGGAGCTTCCTGTTGTTTCCTTCCAAACGGAGGCCAGCATTTCTCCAGCGGTCTTGGCCACATTATCCCGTGTGGCGCACGCAGAAATGCCAACTTTTTCTACTGCCCAGCCTGCTACGTTTCCAGTGGTGATGCCTCTTGGTGCTGTGATGGCGGCATGCGCCCAGCTTCTTCAGATCAGGTATGGTGAGAAGAGTGACGGGCTTGTCACTTGTCGTGATGCAGAAGTCCCTGGGTCTGTGGTCGTTAGGCCAAAACGGAAATTAGACCATGCTTGGATGGTATATTCATCATTAAACGATGACCCGATGGAGGCTGATGCATCTCAAGTTTGTGAAGCTCTTCTAACTTTACTAGTAGAAGTAGGACAGAGGAAAAGACATGAAATATCTAACAAAGATGAATGA
- the LOC104110885 gene encoding uncharacterized protein isoform X2 gives MDRRNNTTQESSEPFVANDSSLRRNRGIPQLLTSVPALNDAASYLADTSSLFTRCFVDFSEPASRGLGGQEMVTFGSAESRGSPTFSGVSSSGSHLAVCNSSQPSVDAPLLHEGLSRESSQSGSATRNSEDLSDSSCAQVFQSTQASPNGISIFQGLIEKVRRTVRGSADDIGWLQRASYMPPVEDQTDRFVEILDDIRHGLHKLPNSMVYLLVPGLFSNHGPLYFVNIKTSFSKMGLTCHIAKIHSEASVEKNAREIKDYIEEVYWGSSKRVLLLGHSKGGVDAAAALSMYWSDLKDKVAGLVLAQSPYGGSPIASDILREGQLGDYVNIRKIMEILICKVIKGDMQALGDLTYEKRKEFLSKYHLPKELPVVSFQTEASISPAVLATLSRVAHAEMPTFSTAQPATFPVVMPLGAVMAACAQLLQIRYGEKSDGLVTCRDAEVPGSVVVRPKRKLDHAWMVYSSLNDDPMEADASQVCEALLTLLVEVGQRKRHEISNKDE, from the exons ATGGACAGACGTAACAACACAACTCAGGAGTCGAGCGAGCCCTTTGTG GCGAATGACAGTTCTTTGAGAAGAAATAGGGGTATCCCTCAGCTACTTACTTCTGTCCCGGCTCTCAATGATGCTGCTTCCTATCTTGCAGACacatcatcattatttactcgcTGTTTCGTGGATTTTTCTG AACCTGCCTCTAGAGGCTTAGGAGGCCAGGAGATGGTTACATTTGGTTCTGCAGAAAGTAGAGGATCCCCCACCTTCAGTGGTGTTTCTTCCAGTGGAAGTCATTTAGCTGTTTGTAACTCATCTCAACCATCTGTTGATGCTCCGCTTCTCCATGAAGGATTATCTAGAGAATCTTCTCAAAGTGGTAGTGCAACAAGGAACTCAGAGGATCTATCTGACAGTTCCTGTGCACAGGTTTTTCAATCAACGCAGGCCAGCCCAAATGGCATTTCCATTTTCCAAGG CCTTATAGAGAAGGTGAGAAGGACGGTTCGTGGGTCAGCTGATGATATTGGATGGCTACAACGTGCTTCATATATGCCTCCTGTCGAAGATCAAACTGATAGATTTGTGGAAATCCTCGACGATATTAG GCATGGACTACATAAATTACCAAATTCAATGGTTTACTTGTTAGTTCCAG GTCTATTTAGCAATCATGGACCGCTTTACTTTGTTAATATTAAAACAAGCTTTTCAAAAATGGGACTCACTTGTCATATAGCCAAAATTCATAGTGAG GCCTCTGTGGAAAAGAATGCTAGAGAAATAAAAGATTACATTGAAGAAGTTTATTGGGGCTCCAGTAAACGTGTCTTGCTTCTTGGACACAGTAAAGGGGGAGTAGATGCAGCAGCTGCTCTGTCCATGTATTGGTCTGATTTGAAAGATAAGGTTGCAGGGCTGGTTTTAGCGCAGAGTCCCTATGGTGGAAGTCCAATTGCTTCAGACATTCTGCGAGAAGGACAGCTTGGTGATTATGTAAACATCCGCAAGATTATGGAGATTCTCATTTGTAAAGTAATCAAG GGTGACATGCAAGCTTtgggagatttgacttatgagaagAGGAAGGAATTCTTGAGCAAATACCATTTGCCAAAGGAGCTTCCTGTTGTTTCCTTCCAAACGGAGGCCAGCATTTCTCCAGCGGTCTTGGCCACATTATCCCGTGTGGCGCACGCAGAAATGCCAACTTTTTCTACTGCCCAGCCTGCTACGTTTCCAGTGGTGATGCCTCTTGGTGCTGTGATGGCGGCATGCGCCCAGCTTCTTCAGATCAGGTATGGTGAGAAGAGTGACGGGCTTGTCACTTGTCGTGATGCAGAAGTCCCTGGGTCTGTGGTCGTTAGGCCAAAACGGAAATTAGACCATGCTTGGATGGTATATTCATCATTAAACGATGACCCGATGGAGGCTGATGCATCTCAAGTTTGTGAAGCTCTTCTAACTTTACTAGTAGAAGTAGGACAGAGGAAAAGACATGAAATATCTAACAAAGATGAATGA